A region of the Nocardia nova SH22a genome:
GGATCCCGGTGCTCGGCCGGCTCGTCGGCGCCCTCGGAGTCCCGCAGGATCTGCTCGACGCCACCGAGTTCGGCTGCTGGTTCGACTGCCGTGCCACCGCCGCGGCGCTGGCCGGAACCGATATCCGGGTGCCGCCGCTAGCGGGATACGCCCCCGTCCTCTGGAAACACTGGATCGAGAACTGGATCTGAGGCGGGGGGATAGTCGTAGCCGACCCAGCGATTGCGGTTGGTCCACCCGACCAGATCGAACCGCCAGCGGAACGGCCAGGTCCGCGAGACGGTCATGAACAGCGCCGCGCCCAGCGCCGTGTAGTCGTCGTGTGCGGACAGCAGCGCCCGCTGCCGCCGGGGTGACGCGGTGAAGAACGCCTCGAACATCGAGATCGACTGTGCGGTAGTGAGGCGGCCGAGACCGTAGACCCCGCGCATGCGCATCCAGTAGACCAGCCGCGCCCGCCACGGCCACAGTTCCTCGACCGGGTCGGCGCCCGTGCGCAGCGCGTCGATCAGAGTGTCCACCAGAGCGAACGAATCGGCGACGCTGTAGCCGGTGCAGGGATGCATCATGCCGCCGCGCGAACCGAACGGCACCGCATCGTGTGCCCGCAGCCCGGCGCGCAGCGGCGGCGGGGGCTGATCCAGCGGATAGTGCGCGGCCTCGGACGGTTCGTCACCCCGCAGCCGGATACCGTGCGCGGCGAGCCGGGCGAGGGTGCGGCGGCGCAGCTCGTGCTGTGGCATACCGCCGCGCAGGCCGAGGCTGGTCTCCTCGAAGATCACCGTGCCGTCGCCCAGCGGCACGGCGTAGAGGAACGACGGCGGCTCTCCGGGCCCGGCGCCGTTCTCGTCCCGCCAATCCAGCAGCAGCCCCTCGCCCTCGCCGACCATGGGCGCCGCGATGCGCTCGTCCACGAAGATTCCGTGCGCACTGGCGGTCCGCCGCGCGCCGGGCGC
Encoded here:
- a CDS encoding lycopene cyclase family protein, with the protein product MSAQHVRRADLCVVGLGPTGRAVAHRAMRAGFDVVAVDPRPERLWPPTFSCWVDELPDWLPRTAVATRIEAPTVWTRSRHRIERPYCVLSKPGLREALPLDDATVLTGRAATVGAHHVELRDGSTVTATTVVDARGLPAPGARRTASAHGIFVDERIAAPMVGEGEGLLLDWRDENGAGPGEPPSFLYAVPLGDGTVIFEETSLGLRGGMPQHELRRRTLARLAAHGIRLRGDEPSEAAHYPLDQPPPPLRAGLRAHDAVPFGSRGGMMHPCTGYSVADSFALVDTLIDALRTGADPVEELWPWRARLVYWMRMRGVYGLGRLTTAQSISMFEAFFTASPRRQRALLSAHDDYTALGAALFMTVSRTWPFRWRFDLVGWTNRNRWVGYDYPPASDPVLDPVFPEDGGVSR